Proteins encoded within one genomic window of Pigmentiphaga sp. H8:
- a CDS encoding 3-isopropylmalate dehydratase small subunit, producing MTQASATARRFGDDIDTDVIIPAIYLTSHRPEVLARHCMEPLDPGFAARVKPGDVLVAGRNFGCGSSREHAVLALQAAGIACVVAESFARIFFRNALNNGLPLVVCPDAVRDAREGDAIRVDLDGGQVWLGARAYSFPVHPPFLAGMIRQGGLVEYVRRRLAETGPD from the coding sequence GTGACGCAAGCGAGCGCAACGGCGCGCCGGTTCGGCGACGACATCGATACCGACGTCATCATTCCCGCCATCTACCTGACCTCGCATCGTCCCGAGGTGTTGGCCCGCCATTGCATGGAGCCGCTGGACCCCGGGTTCGCCGCCCGGGTCAAGCCCGGCGACGTGCTGGTCGCGGGCCGCAACTTCGGTTGCGGTTCGTCGCGCGAGCATGCGGTGCTGGCGCTGCAGGCGGCCGGCATCGCTTGCGTCGTGGCCGAGAGCTTCGCCCGCATCTTCTTTCGCAACGCGCTCAACAACGGACTGCCGCTGGTGGTCTGTCCGGACGCGGTCCGCGATGCCCGCGAAGGCGACGCGATCCGGGTCGACCTGGACGGCGGACAGGTCTGGCTGGGCGCGCGCGCCTATTCGTTTCCCGTCCATCCGCCCTTCCTGGCCGGGATGATCCGGCAAGGCGGGCTGGTGGAATACGTCAGGCGGCGGCTGGCCGAGACCGGTCCGGACTGA
- a CDS encoding tripartite tricarboxylate transporter substrate binding protein, translating to MDPQPRRCGRRRRLALAAGLLPALLMAAPGPASAQAAARYPDKPIRLIVPFAVGGTSDVFARLVGQKLSTAFGQQVVVENRPGANGNIGTDIVAKAEPDGYTLLFAADGTMVINPSLYEKLPFNVERDLAPVSRVVLVPLIIVANPQLKASTLPELVALGKRADADLDFSSAGLGSTGHLAGELLKSRTGIRMSHVAYKGGGQAVTDVVGGQVPLLVTALATADPFIKSGKLKAIAMTSGKRAAGAPGIPTVAEGGVPGFDVSSWYGILAPARTPAPVIEKLHAELARILQADDVRRRFQELGGEPIGDTPKAFAGVIKDDLAKWARIVKDAGISVQ from the coding sequence ATGGATCCCCAACCCCGACGATGCGGCCGCCGGCGGCGCCTCGCGCTTGCCGCCGGACTGCTGCCCGCGTTGCTGATGGCGGCGCCAGGACCGGCGTCCGCGCAGGCCGCCGCCCGCTATCCCGACAAGCCCATCCGCCTGATCGTCCCGTTCGCGGTGGGCGGCACCAGCGACGTGTTCGCGCGGCTGGTCGGCCAGAAGCTGTCCACCGCCTTCGGCCAGCAGGTGGTGGTCGAGAACCGGCCCGGCGCCAACGGCAACATCGGCACGGACATCGTCGCCAAGGCCGAGCCGGACGGCTACACGCTGCTGTTCGCGGCCGACGGCACCATGGTGATCAACCCCAGCCTGTACGAGAAGCTGCCGTTCAACGTCGAGCGCGACCTCGCGCCGGTGTCGCGGGTGGTGCTGGTGCCGCTGATCATCGTCGCCAATCCGCAATTGAAGGCGTCCACGCTGCCCGAACTCGTGGCCTTGGGCAAGCGCGCCGACGCCGACCTGGACTTTTCGTCCGCGGGCCTGGGCAGCACCGGCCACCTGGCGGGCGAACTGTTGAAGTCGCGCACGGGCATACGCATGTCGCACGTGGCCTACAAGGGCGGCGGACAGGCGGTGACCGACGTCGTGGGCGGGCAGGTGCCGCTGCTGGTGACGGCGCTGGCCACCGCCGATCCGTTCATCAAGAGCGGCAAGCTCAAGGCCATCGCGATGACCTCGGGCAAGCGCGCGGCCGGGGCGCCCGGCATTCCCACCGTGGCCGAGGGCGGCGTGCCGGGCTTCGATGTCTCGTCGTGGTACGGCATCCTGGCGCCGGCCCGCACGCCCGCGCCCGTCATCGAAAAGCTGCATGCCGAACTGGCGCGCATCCTGCAGGCCGACGACGTGCGGCGCCGCTTCCAGGAACTGGGCGGCGAGCCCATCGGCGACACGCCGAAGGCCTTCGCTGGCGTGATCAAGGATGATCTGGCCAAGTGGGCGCGCATCGTCAAGGACGCCGGCATCAGCGTGCAATAG
- a CDS encoding LacI family DNA-binding transcriptional regulator has translation MASSKPAHGPVTIKDIAAALGISHTTVSRALNDHPKLSDDTKARVRQAAQELGYVLNASGRILRGGASPLVGLVIPDIQNDFYSAIAKRLAERCRDAGFQMVLAITEDDPQAECGEVQALIQARAAGIVITPSPAPLPRTVELLAGTPAVQLIRSVATLATDVVAMDDAAAAHAAAAHLLSLGHRRVGYVGGHARIKPGRDRLRGFVRAHAEAGLEPDPDLIVQVPPRQEFGAEAMRRLLAARQRPTAVVIGSSELTIVALAVIREHGLSIPSDISVVGYGDPKWYELTTPPLTAVRLPIEALAASTAELVFARIAAQARPGEPASAPRKLRIRPELIARGSAVPRR, from the coding sequence ATGGCCAGTTCCAAGCCCGCCCACGGTCCCGTCACCATCAAGGACATCGCCGCCGCGCTGGGCATTTCGCACACCACCGTCTCGCGCGCGCTGAACGATCATCCCAAGCTCAGCGACGACACCAAGGCGCGGGTACGGCAGGCGGCGCAGGAACTGGGCTACGTGCTGAACGCCTCGGGACGCATCCTGCGCGGCGGCGCCAGCCCGCTGGTGGGGCTGGTCATTCCGGACATCCAGAACGATTTCTACAGCGCCATCGCCAAGCGCCTGGCCGAACGCTGCCGGGACGCGGGCTTCCAGATGGTGCTGGCCATTACCGAGGACGATCCGCAGGCCGAGTGCGGCGAGGTCCAGGCGCTGATCCAGGCCCGTGCCGCCGGCATCGTCATCACGCCGTCGCCGGCGCCCCTGCCACGCACGGTCGAACTGTTGGCCGGCACGCCCGCCGTGCAGCTCATACGCAGCGTCGCGACGCTGGCTACCGACGTGGTGGCGATGGACGATGCCGCGGCGGCACACGCAGCGGCGGCCCACCTGCTGTCGCTGGGTCACCGGCGCGTCGGCTATGTGGGCGGGCATGCGCGCATCAAGCCGGGGCGGGACCGCCTGCGCGGGTTCGTGCGGGCACATGCCGAAGCCGGGCTGGAGCCGGATCCGGATCTCATCGTGCAGGTGCCGCCGCGCCAGGAGTTCGGCGCCGAGGCCATGCGCCGGCTGCTGGCCGCGCGGCAGCGGCCCACGGCGGTGGTCATCGGCAGTTCCGAGCTGACCATCGTCGCGCTGGCGGTCATACGCGAGCATGGCCTGTCCATCCCGTCGGACATCTCGGTGGTGGGCTACGGCGATCCCAAGTGGTACGAACTGACGACGCCGCCGCTCACGGCGGTGCGCCTGCCCATCGAGGCGCTGGCGGCATCCACGGCCGAACTGGTTTTTGCGCGCATCGCCGCCCAGGCGCGGCCCGGCGAACCCGCGTCCGCGCCGCGCAAGCTGCGCATCCGGCCCGAACTGATCGCGCGAGGTTCCGCAGTTCCGCGCAGATGA